The genome window AGGGAGTTATAAGTAATGCTTAAAATTCTGAAAACTAGTGAAAAAGACACTATTTGAAATTACCAAAATAGACTGTCCTTTAGAGGAGCATCTAATCCGAATGAAATTGGATGGAATTTCAAGTATTGCCAATTTGGACTTTGATATTCCGAATCGAAAATTGACTGTCTTTCACAACGGAGAAATTGAAAAAATCGAAAAGTCCGTTATCGAACTGAATTTAGGCGGAAAGAAAATCTCGACTGAACAAACCGACCAAACAGAATTTGAAGAACAGAAAGACCAAAAAAATTACTTTGGTCTGTCCTTATCATAAATTTTGCCTTTTTTATCATCGAAATGACAACAGGAATGATCTCAAAATCTATGGGACTTGTTGCCGATAGTTTAGATATGCTTGCAGACAGTTTTGTGTACGGAATTAGTTTGTTTGCTATAGGCGGAACCTTAATCAAGAAAAAACGGATTGCAAAACTTGCTGGATATTTTCAAATCACACTTTCGATTATCGGATTTATGGAAGTTATAAGGAGATTTTTTGGAGACGAAAAACTTCCAGATTTTTCGACCATGATTATTGTTTCTATTTTTGCACTTATTGCAAATGGGATTTGCCTGTACATTTTACCAAAGTCCAAAAGCAAAGAAGAGGCACATATGAAAGCGGGTATGATTTTTACCTCAAATGACGTCATTATTAATTTAGGAGTAATAATCGGTGGAATTTTAGTAAATTATTGGAGTTCCAATAAACCTGATTTGATTGTAGGGACAATCGTTTTTGTTTTGGTAATTCAAGGAGCGTTTCGGATACTTAAATTGAGCAAGTGAGCACAAAGCACTGCTTAAAACAATGTTTATAAAATATGGCAATTAAACCCTTAATCAAAAGTTATTGCGTGTTTGTGAAGACCTGTAGATTTTTAAATTTGGTTGGTGTATCACCCGGAAAGTTAGCGTCTATTTGCATGCTAGGTCTCCTATAAGGAGGCATTACCCTTAATACAAGAATCCAAGAATGCGAAGAAAATTATATGCAACAAATCAGATAAACCAAAAATTGACTATGAATTGGATGATATTAATTATAGCAGGACTCTTTGAGGTAGCTTTTGCTGCTTGTCTTGGAAAAGCAAAAGAAACTACAGGCACTGAAGCAAATTACTGGTACATTGGTTTTTTAGTATGTTTATCAATCAGTATGATATTACTTGTAAAGGCAACTCGCGAATTACCAATTGGGACTGCTTACGCTGTGTGGACAGGAATAGGTGCCGTTGGGACAGTGCTATTAGGAATTCTAATATTTAAAGAACCTACTACATTTTGGCGACTATTTTTTATTTCTACGTTAATAGCTTCGGTAGTAGGATTAAAAATAGTCTCCAATTAAAAAAATAGTATTAGAATAAACTAGATAAACCTTAGCATCAAAAAGGGCGCTGATCATTAGGCTCAGTTAAAGTAGTGTATCCAACGATTTATGTAAAAAAGGATGATGTTGTTAAAATAAAGGCTCTTACTTCGTGTAAGACTCCCAGCTACGTTCGAAAAAGAGATACTTCGTAATCGCCTAATTTGAATCAACCAGCCGCTTGGTGCATTTAGAAACAAGTGGCGTCAAAAAACTCAACTGACAAATAATAGGTTGGTATCATCATTTTGCAGAAAAAACAATAATGGATAAGGAGAAAATAGAACGACTGAAAAAGCAAAGACTGCTTCTGCAAAAAGAAGAACGATTAAAAACATTGCGAAAACGGATTTCGCTTCAACTGGATTATTTAGATCATCAGAAATATAATTACAAGATATATTATGAGAATCAACATTTAGATTGGATCGGTAAAAATATACCTTTACGCAAAAGAGACGGATACAATGGCTTATATCATTATCAAATAGATGTGGATGCTACAAATCCAAATGATCCATCTGAATATTGTGATTCAGATCATTTGTGTATAGCTAAAATAAGAGAGCAATTCCTAACCATACAAACCAAAGACAGCCTACTTACAGTTGTTGTGATGCTGGTGATCCTGAGATAGAAATTTCGGTTGAAGCATTAGTATCTCAACCTTTAACGTTCTTTTCTAATCCTGAAACATGGGTGCTTACAAAAGATAAAAGCTGGATTATTGAATACATCTGGAATCAAGAAGTGATTTATTTCATTCAAATTCAAAATATGAAACCCGTTTTAATTAAAAAAATCATAATCCAGCAGCAATAACAAACTGGCAAGACCAAAGGAGTCCATAAAACAAAACTATTATATCTTACAGAAAGGCTGGTGTACTTTTCTTTTGTGATGAACATAAGAGTCCATAGAAAACTTTAAACGCTATCCAATACCAGCTAAAAATATGGGGTGTAAATGATATTTATGAAAAGAACATTAATGTCATTCACCCCTTATACACTACTTTACAGGTTTTAAAAAAGTGCCCCTTATGTAAAAAACTCAAAAGAGTATCTCAGGGATTAACATTCATATTCTGATTTTAAGACAGTATTAATAAGGTTTCGGTATTAAACCTCTATTCTGTCAGAGAATATCAAAAACAATCATATTATGAGTACAACATTTTTAAATACCAAGACAAGAGGGATTACCAAGACTGTAGCTGAATTTTCCAAACAGGATGGTCAGAGCAATAAGGAGTTCCGTGAATTTATAAGTGAACAAGTTGTGGAACACAGGAAAGAGGGAATGGATGTATTCAAATCCCCGAGACCAGGAGATCTCCGAGAAATCGAATAACTTTCTATGCACTACATAAAGAGTAGTAAATAACAAAAAGTAAAAAGGCTATTTAGGCAATCTAAATAGCCTTTTTCTTTGAGGTATAATTAAAAAATGTAAAACATAAACCTAAACACAATTTGTAAACTTTAGGGCTAAACCGAATGGTTAATGTACTTTTATCAAGTTGTAAAATCTTGAGGATTTTACTTAAAAGAACAAAAGGCTTTGAATAGATGCCGATAAATAAGCAAAAGTGCCTCTTGCTTGCTCATCACTACTAGTTCTAGCAACTTCGTATAAACCATTACAAAAATGACAAAGCAAAATAGGATCATTACATTAATTGCTATCGCAGGAATGCTCAGTCTTGTCTCCTGCAGCAGCAAGTTATCACCCACTACAAAAAAAGCAACTACTTTAAATTCGGAATCGGCTCTTAAAAAACCCTATGTTATATTGATTTCCCTAGATGGTTTTCGTTGGGATTATGTAGATAAATATAGGCCTCCCAACTTGATCAATTTTATTTCCAAAGGTGTTGAAGCAAAATCATTAATACCCTCCTATCCTTCTAAGACCTTTCCGAATCACTATAGCATTGCAACGGGTATGTACCCAGATAAACATGGTATCATAGGCAATATTTTCTACAGCTATAAAAAAGAGGCTACTTATAACATTCGGAATCGAAAAATGGCCGAAGACGGCAGTTTTTACGGAGGTTCTCCCATATGGATAGAAGCAAATAAAGCATCGATGGTGACGGCCAGTTACTTCTTTGTGGGTACAGAAGCAAACATTCAAGGAATGACACCTACCTATTACTATAAATACGATGGTAGTATAAAAAATGAAGATCGTGTTGCTCAAGCCGTAAAATGGTTGAAGATGCCAGCTGAAAATAGACCCCATTTAATTACTATGTACTTTAGTGATATGGATGATGCAGGTCATAATTTTAGTCCGTCCAATGAGGAGAAGCTAAAAGACAAACTACTGGCTTTAGATAAAAACTTAGGCGATCTATTTAATGGTGTAATAGCAACAGGACTGCCTGTGAACATCATCATCGTTTCAGATCACGGCATGGCAAATCAACCTGTCAAGAACCTTATACCAATAGATGACATTCAAAACGACAGCTTGTTTTTAACCATTAATAACGGCTCCATTGTAAATATTCATCCAAAAAAAAATGTCGATACCAACTCTTTGTTTAAAGATTTAAAACAAAAAGAAAATCATTTTAAAATCTATAAAACTAAAGACACTCCTGGTTTTGAAAAAATACCAACTAATAAAGACTGGGGTTCCTTCCAACTAGTGCCTAATTCTGGCTATTATTTTTCGACTAAAAAAAGTATAGCAGCAAGAATTGAGAAAAACATAACAACTATAGGTGTACACGGCTTTGATACCAAATACAAAGATATGCATGGTATCTTCTATGCGAATGGTCCTGCTTTTAAAAATAATTACGAGATACCAGCAGTAAAAAATATTCATATATACCCGTTAATGTGTAGGATATTAGGACTGGACATTCCAAAAGATATTGACGGAGATTTAGACCAAATAAAAAGTGTTTTAAAAACTGATTAATGTTCTATAAAGTGAATGGTATCCTTTAGAAGCATCAAAGGTTTATAAAAATCGGGGCCAAACAATGGTGACCCTAAGCCCTATTTTAAGAAAATAAATGCGCCGGGATCGATTCAAAAGCTAGCATAAGCACTGCTTAAAAAATAAAAAAAGCTTAAGGATGCTGGCATCCTTAAGCTTAAAGTTATAAATATAATCCGTTATAAGTGTATAGGGATTATTTAGGGCAAGAACATTTACTTGCCTTTTAATTTCCTTCACTTAATGAAAAACTTCCGTCTCCATTAAATAAGGTTAGTGTGATGGTGATCGACCAATTCCCTGGTGTACCTGATGAGGTTACACCTGAAAAGGTATCAGGTTCAGATGCTCCACTTAAGGACCTGTTTAATACCATATTCCCAGTTGCATCAAATACCTGCATTTGAAATGTTCCCTCAGAAGTAGCTGTAATATCAGCATTATAATCTGCTGTATTTAGTGAATTTTGCCACATAAAGGTTCTGCTTGAACTCCCCCTAGTGCCGGTAAAGTCACCATTAATATCTCCAACGAAGTCATCGTCGCTGCCTATTAAAACCGAACCGTTTACACTAATTTCAGCCACCTGCGGGACATCATCGTCACTACAGCTAGCAAGATTCAAACATGTAACGGCGAAAGCCGCTATGAATAAATTCTTTAACATTTTGATTTGAAACATAATTTTAAATTTTTAAATTAGTAATTCTACTATTAAAACAACTCAAGACTTAAATATCCCATTCCACAAAATAAAATTTTACAAAAAATAAGGTAATCATATATAAAACAGCACTTTAATTTTATAATACCTGCTATTTAATTTTTAATATTGTCTAAAAGTGTGCCTATTGGAATGAATATACGTAGCCCTATTAGCATATTTTACTACCATAAATAAATTATTAAGGTCATTATCAGATATAAAAATTTGATATCATACAGATATAAAAAATAATTCGAAGTGTTTTTATCCCATTCCTATGCCAGAGGTAGCAGTGATCATAAAACAAATTATTAAATTGCTCTTATATTCACAGCGCGACCTAATAACTAAAAAATATAAATTGACTTATTACAAATTGTACTCATTGGGTACTAGATTCTTATCTAAAGCCACCCTTTTTAAATATGGATTAAACTGGTCACCGATGTACAGAAAAAGTACCGCTAAAATAATCGACGTATCACCTGATTTATTGCATGTAAAAATGAAATTACCTATCAGCTGGAGGAATAAAAACTATATGAACTCCATATTTGGTGGTAGTATATATGCTTCCGTAGATCCGATACCTATGTTTCAATTGATCAATCTTATTGGAGATCATTATGTAGTTTGGGACAAGGCAGCTAACATTAAATTTAAGAAACCCGCTAAAGAAAACTTATACGCAGAATTTCTATACTCAGAAAATGAGCTTGAACAAATCGAAGAACTAGTGAAGCGTGATAACGAAATTGAAATCGTTAAAATGGTGCAAATGACCAACAAAAGCGGTGCTAAAGTATATTGCGAAATAGAAAAAACAATCTATGTTGCAAACAAAGAATTCTATAAGAGGAAAAGAAAAAACCAAGATAGAACATCAATAGAGCCGTGAGCAAAAAACATTCAGCTTTAATAAACTTTATAAAGCGTTGTCACTAGAACTCCTTTCCCTTTTTCTAATCTAGTAGAAAGTAGTTGTTGTACGTCTTTTACCTTAAAATAAAACGGCGCTTCTAATACGTTTAATCCGCTTTGTTTTTTAAGTCTAATACCTTGACCTGAAGTGATATCCTTGTTAGGTATAAAGTCTCCTTCAGGTAAATGCTCGGTTAGCATGACATATTTATAAGCTCTTAACTGATCTAGGATACTTTGAATTTCGGAATTAGATAGGTGTTGTAATACTTGTCTTAGTAAAGCACAGTCTGCTGCAGGTAAACGGTCAACTGCAAGATCTAGGCAATAAAATTTTAAATTTTCTTTTTGGAACATCTTTTTATTGTGTGCTATCACATTGGAAGCCACATCAACACCTATATAGTTCTTTGTATGTTGTACTAATTGTTTGCCTATATTAAAATCCCCACAACCCAAATCGCAAACGGAAATAGGATCTTGAAAAGATGTCAAAAACAAGGCGACTGTATTTATATAAGGGTCTACTATATATGGATGATGTGATCCACTTCCAGAATAATAAGGAGCAGTAGTAGTCGTTCCCCATAATCCCTTCTCATAAATCTGCTCCATAGCAGCCTTAGTAGGCCAAGGTTTCTTAATTCTTTGCTTTTCAC of Nonlabens sp. Ci31 contains these proteins:
- a CDS encoding DMT family transporter; protein product: MNWMILIIAGLFEVAFAACLGKAKETTGTEANYWYIGFLVCLSISMILLVKATRELPIGTAYAVWTGIGAVGTVLLGILIFKEPTTFWRLFFISTLIASVVGLKIVSN
- a CDS encoding ectonucleotide pyrophosphatase/phosphodiesterase, producing MTKQNRIITLIAIAGMLSLVSCSSKLSPTTKKATTLNSESALKKPYVILISLDGFRWDYVDKYRPPNLINFISKGVEAKSLIPSYPSKTFPNHYSIATGMYPDKHGIIGNIFYSYKKEATYNIRNRKMAEDGSFYGGSPIWIEANKASMVTASYFFVGTEANIQGMTPTYYYKYDGSIKNEDRVAQAVKWLKMPAENRPHLITMYFSDMDDAGHNFSPSNEEKLKDKLLALDKNLGDLFNGVIATGLPVNIIIVSDHGMANQPVKNLIPIDDIQNDSLFLTINNGSIVNIHPKKNVDTNSLFKDLKQKENHFKIYKTKDTPGFEKIPTNKDWGSFQLVPNSGYYFSTKKSIAARIEKNITTIGVHGFDTKYKDMHGIFYANGPAFKNNYEIPAVKNIHIYPLMCRILGLDIPKDIDGDLDQIKSVLKTD
- a CDS encoding DUF4442 domain-containing protein, producing the protein MGTRFLSKATLFKYGLNWSPMYRKSTAKIIDVSPDLLHVKMKLPISWRNKNYMNSIFGGSIYASVDPIPMFQLINLIGDHYVVWDKAANIKFKKPAKENLYAEFLYSENELEQIEELVKRDNEIEIVKMVQMTNKSGAKVYCEIEKTIYVANKEFYKRKRKNQDRTSIEP
- a CDS encoding class I SAM-dependent methyltransferase, which codes for MNNRDSEKQRIKKPWPTKAAMEQIYEKGLWGTTTTAPYYSGSGSHHPYIVDPYINTVALFLTSFQDPISVCDLGCGDFNIGKQLVQHTKNYIGVDVASNVIAHNKKMFQKENLKFYCLDLAVDRLPAADCALLRQVLQHLSNSEIQSILDQLRAYKYVMLTEHLPEGDFIPNKDITSGQGIRLKKQSGLNVLEAPFYFKVKDVQQLLSTRLEKGKGVLVTTLYKVY